From a region of the Oryza sativa Japonica Group chromosome 6, ASM3414082v1 genome:
- the LOC4340315 gene encoding callose synthase 5: MTGPRGGGGEDPPRTSSGAAASASASSGVPNEPLTPTSMLMSGQQAGLNRRGSRSAAMATFSMEVFDNEVVPSTLSSIAPILRVAAEIEPERPRVAYLCRFYAFEKAHRLDQNSVGRGVRQFKTALLQRLEKDNSPSLAKRVKKTDAREIESFYQQYYENYVRALDKGEQADRAQLGKAYQTAGVLFEVLCAVNKNEKVEEVNPEIVRLHRDVQEKKDIYTPFNILPLDAASASQSIMQMEEIKAAVAALRNTRGLTWPSTFEPERQKGGDLDLLDWLRAMFGFQRDSVRNQREHLILLLANVHIRLEPKPEPLSKLDDRAVDEVMAKLFSNYRKWCNFLSRKHSLRSPQGAQPQEIQQRNILFLGLYLLIWGEAANIRFMPECLCYIFHNMAYELNGLLAGNVSIVTGENIRPSYGGDEEAFLKKVVTPIYRVIKKESGKSKHGKTPHSAWCNYDDLNEYFWTTDCFSLGWPMRDDGDFFKSVHDSRPVTTAGSSSQKGSTKSTGKMNFVETRTFWHIFRSFDRMWTFYLLALQAMLIFAWSDYTLSQILQKDLLYSLSSIFVTAAFLQFLQSILDFVLNFPGHHKCKFLDAMRNILKIIASAAWAVILPFFYISTASKVNLPIKDLDKWFQYVKGVPPLYILAVAVYLIPNILSAALFLLPCFRRWIENSDWRIVRLLLWWSQKRIYVGRGMHESSVSLFKYTLFWILLLCSKFAFSYFVQIKPLIKPTKDIMNVHNIHYEWHEFFPNASYNVGAVMSLWAPVLLVYLMDTQIWYAIFSTISGGVSGALGRLGEIRTLGMLRSRFHSLPGAFNTFLVPSDKRRNRRFSLSKRFAEVSPSKRTEAAKFAQLWNEVICSFREEDLISDKEMDLLVVPYSSDPSLKLMQWPLFLLASKIPIALDMAAQFRPRDSDLWKRICADEYMKCAVLECYESFKLVLNLLVIGENEKRIIGIIIKEIEANIAKNTFLANFRMSALPVLCKKFVELVSALKERDASKFDNVVLLLQDMLEVITRDMMVNEIRELAEFGHGNKDSVPRRQLFAGTGTKPAIVFPPPISAQWDEQIKRLYLLLTVKESAMDVPTNLEARRRIAFFTNSLFMDMPRAPRVRKMLSFSVMTPYYSEETVYSRNDLDLENEDGVSIIFYLQKIFPDEWNNFLERIGCQRESEVWGNEENVLQLRHWASLRGQTLCRTVRGMMYYKRALKLQAFLDMASESEILEGYKAVADPAEEEKKSQRSLSSQLEAVADMKFTYVATCQIYGNLKQAGDRRATDILNLMVNYPGLRVAYIDEVEERDGEKVQKVFYSVLVKALDNHDQEIYRIKLPGPAKLGEGKPENQNHAIIFTRGEALQTIDMNQDNYLEEALKMRNLLEEFHENHGVRQPTILGVREHIFTGSVSSLAWFMSNQETSFVTIGQRVLANPLKVRFHYGHPDVFDRIFHITRGGISKASCGINLSEDIFAGFNSTLRRGNVTHHEYIQVGKGRDVGLNQISLFEAKVACGNGEQTLSRDIYRLGHRFDFFRMLSCYFTTVGFYISSMMVVIIVYVFLYGRLYLALSGLELAIMKQARMRGNTALQAAMGSQSIVQLGLLMALPMFMEIGLERGFRSALGDFIIMQLQLCSVFFTFSLGTKSHYFGRTILHGGAKYKATGRGFVVRHVKFPENYRMYSRSHFVKGLELMLLLVVYQMYGDVATDSTAYILLTSSMWFLVITWLFAPFLFNPSGFEWQKIVDDWDDWSKWISSRGGIGVPANKAWESWWEEEQEHLQSTGFFGRLSEIILSLRFFIFQYGIMYHLNISAGNKSISVYGLSWLVIVAVVMVLKVVSMGRKKFSADFQLMFRLLKLFLFIGSIGTLAILFTLLHLTVGDIFASFLAFAPTGWAILQISQASKPVVKAFGLWGSVKALSRGYEYLMGILIFVPVAVLAWFPFVSEFQTRLLFNQAFSRGLQISRILAGGKKQS; encoded by the exons ATGACGGGGCCgcggggtggcggcggggaggaccCGCCGCGGACGTCgtcgggcgcggcggcgtcggcctcggCGTCATCCGGCGTGCCGAACGAGCCGCTGACCCCGACGTCGATGCTCATGTCGGGGCAGCAGGCCGGGCTGAACCGGCGCGGGTCGAggagcgcggcgatggcgacgttCTCCATGGAGGTGTTCGACAACGAGGTGGTGCCGTCCACGTTGAGCAGCATCGCCCCGAtcctccgcgtcgccgccgagatCGAGCCCGAGCGACCCCGCGTCGCCTACCTCT GTCGGTTTTACGCGTTTGAGAAGGCGCACCGGCTGGATCAGAACTCCGTCGGCCGTGGCGTCCGGCAGTTTAAGACGGCTCTGCTCCAACGGCTGGAGAAG GATAACAGTCCCAGTCTCGCGAAACGCGTGAAGAAGACCGATGCCCGCGAAATTGAGAGCTTCTACCAGCAGTACTACGAGAACTACGTCCGTGCCCTCGACAAAGGGGAACAAGCCGACAG GGCTCAACTTGGTAAGGCCTACCAGACAGCCGGAGTTCTCTTCGAGGTTCTCTGCGCTGTCAACAAGAATGAGAAGGTCGAGGAAGTTAATCCGGAG ATTGTTCGCCTGCACCGGGATGTGCAAGAGAAGAAAGACATCTACACGCCATTCAATATCCTTCCTCTTGATGCCGCCAGTGCATCTCAGTCCATCATGCAGATGGAGGAG ATCAAAGCAGCAGTTGCAGCGCTGCGGAACACGCGGGGCTTGACCTGGCCTTCCACATTTGAGCCAGAAAGACAGAAGGGGGGTGATCTTGATTTGCTGGATTGGTTGAGAGCTATGTTTGGCTTTCAG AGGGACAGCGTGAGAAATCAAAGGGAGCATTTAATTCTCCTCCTTGCTAATGTGCACATAAGACTTGAGCCAAAGCCAGAGCCACTTAGCAAG CTTGATGATCGTGCTGTTGATGAGGTGATGGCTAAGCTATTCAGCAATTACAGGAAGTGGTGCAACTTTTTGTCACGAAAGCATAGTTTGAG AAGTCCTCAAGGTGCACAACCACAGGAAATTCAACAACGAAATATTTTGTTTCTAGGTCTTTATCTTCTCATTTGGGGTGAAGCAGCAAACATCCGGTTTATGCCAGAGTGCCTTTGCTACAtctttcacaat ATGGCATATGAGTTGAATGGGCTGCTTGCTGGAAATGTTAGTATTGTGACGGGTGAAAATATCAGGCCATCTTATGGTGGGGATGAAGAAGCTTTCTTGAAGAAAGTAGTCACACCTATCTATCGTGTCATAAAAAAG GAATCAGGAAAAAGCAAACACGGAAAAACACCACACTCAGCGTGGTGCAATTACGATGATCTAAACGAGTACTTCTG GACAACTGATTGTTTCTCGTTGGGTTGGCCAATGCGGGATGATGGTGATTTTTTCAAATCTGTGCATGATTCAAGGCCTGTAACAACG GCTGGAAGCTCATCACAAAAGGGTTCTACTAAAAGCACAGGGAAGATGAATTTTGTTGAAACAAGAACATTTTGGCACATCTTCCGTAGTTTTGACAGAATGTGGACCTTCTATCTGTTGGCTCTGCAG GCAATGCTGATTTTTGCTTGGAGCGATTATACACTATCTCAAATTCTTCAGAAGGACCTTTTATATTCTCTATCAAGTATATTTGTCACAGCAGCATTTCTACAGTTCCTCCAAA GCATTTTAGACTTTGTTCTGAACTTCCCTGGTCATCATAAATGCAAGTTCCTTGATGCCATGAGAAACATTCTGAAGATAATAGCTAGTGCTGCGTGGGCTGTGATCCTTCCATTTTTCTACATTAGCACCGCATCTAAAGTCAATTTACCAATTAAAGATCTGGATAAATGGTTTCAATATGTTAAAGGAGTTCCACCTCTATATATCCTAGCTGTGGCAGTGTACCTGATACCTAATATCCTAAGTGCAGCACTCTTCCTGTTACCATGTTTCCGGAGGTGGATAGAAAACTCAGATTGGCGTATTGTTAGGTTGCTTCTGTGGTGGTCTCAG AAACGAATTTATGTTGGCCGTGGGATGCATGAAAGCAGTGTTTCACTTTTTAA GTATACACTATTTTGGATCTTGCTGCTATGCTCCAAGTTTGCATTCAGTTATTTTGTCCAG ATAAAACCTCTGATCAAGCCAACAAAGGACATAATGAATGTTCATAATATTCATTATGAGTGGCATGAATTCTTTCCAAATG CATCATATAATGTTGGTGCTGTCATGTCGCTCTGGGCTCCTGTACTCTTG GTCTATTTAATGGATACACAGATATGGTATGCCATCTTCTCTACAATATCTGGTGGTGTGTCTGGAGCACTTGGAAGACTTGGAGAA ATACGAACATTAGGAATGCTGAGATCACGATTTCATTCTTTGCCTGGGGCCTTCAATACATTTTTGGTGCCGTCAGATAAAAGACGAAACAGGCGCTTTTCACTCTCAAAGCGCTTCGCTGAG GTTTCTCCCAGCAAGAGAACTGAGGCTGCTAAGTTTGCTCAGTTGTGGAATGAAGTGATATGTAGTTTCCGGGAAGAAGATCTTATAAGTGATAA GGAAATGGACTTACTGGTGGTTCCTTATTCGTCAGACCCCAGTCTTAAACTGATGCAGTGGCCACTCTTCTTGCTTGCTAGCAAG ATACCTATAGCTTTAGACATGGCAGCACAATTTCGACCAAGAGATTCCGATCTTTGGAAACGTATATGCGCAGACGAGTATATGAAATGTGCTGTACTGGAATGCTACGAGTCATTCAAGCTTGTTCTTAATTTACTCGTAATTggagaaaatgagaaaag GATTATTGGTATTATCATAAAAGAAATTGAAGCTAACATCGCAAAGAACACATTCCTTGCCAATTTTAGAATGAGCGCACTGCCAGTCCTGTGCAAGAAATTTGTGGAGCTTGTATCTGCCCTG AAAGAAAGGGATGCCTCCAAATTTGACAATGTAGTATTGCTGCTTCAAGACATGTTAGAAGTAATAACAAGAGATATGATGGTCAATGAAATCAG AGAGCTAGCTGAGTTTGGTCATGGGAACAAGGATTCTGTACCAAGAAGGCAACTTTTTGCGGGTACTGGTACAAAGCCTGCAATCGTCTTTCCACCCCCAATTTCAGCACAGTGGGATGAGCAG ATCAAGCGTCTGTACCTCCTTTTGACCGTGAAAGAATCAGCGATGGACGTGCCTACAAATCTTGAAGCCCGTCGGAGGATAGCATTTTTCACTAATTCTTTATTCATGGACATGCCACGTGCACCTAGAGTACGCAAAATGCTGTCATTCAG CGTTATGACTCCATACTACAGTGAGGAAACTGTATATTCAAGGAATGACCTCGATCTGGAAAATGAAGATGGTGTCTCAATTATATTCTACCTGCAAAAGATTTTTCCAG ATGAATGGAATAATTTTTTGGAAAGAATTGGTTGCCAAAGAGAGAGTGAAGTTTGGGGAAATGAAGAAAATGTCCTACAACTTCGTCATTGGGCTTCTCTTAGAGGGCAGACACTCTGTAGAACAG TTAGAGGCATGATGTACTACAAGAGAGCCTTGAAGCTTCAAGCTTTTCTTGACATGGCTTCTGAGTCTG AGATATTGGAAGGATATAAAGCAGTTGCAGATCCagcagaggaggagaagaaaagccAAAGATCTTTGTCCTCTCAACTCGAGGCTGTAGCAGACATGAAATTTACATATGTTGCTACTTGCCAGATATACGGAAATCTGAAACAAGCTGGTGATCGGCGTGCAACAGATATCTTGAACTTGATGGTGAA TTATCCTGGTTTGCGCGTGGCATACATTGACGAAGTTGAAGAGAGAGACGGTGAAAAGGTGCAGAAGGTCTTCTATTCAGTTTTGGTAAAAGCTCTTGACAATCATGATCAG GAAATATACCGTATAAAATTGCCAGGACCAGCAAAATTAGGTGAAGGGAAACCTGAAAACCAAAATCATGCGATCATTTTTACCCGGGGTGAAGCCCTCCAAACTATTGATATGAACCAG gaCAATTATTTGGAGGAAGCTTTAAAAATGCGGAATTTACTGGAGGAGTTTCACGAGAACCATGGTGTGCGCCAGCCAACAATTCTTGGTGTGCGTGAGCACATTTTCACTGGAAG TGTGTCCTCTCTCGCGTGGTTTATGTCAAACCAGGAAACAAGCTTTGTGACAATTGGACAGAGAGTACTAGCTAATCCATTGAA GGTACGTTTTCACTACGGGCATCCTGATGTATTTGATAGAATTTTTCACATTACACGAGGTGGCATTAGCAAGGCTTCCTGTGGTATAAATTTAAGTGAAGACATTTTTGCTG GTTTCAACTCAACACTGAGACGTGGAAATGTCACCCACCATGAATACATTCAAGTTGGCAAAGGACGAGATGTTGGTCTTAATCAAATTTCTCTCTTTGAAGCTAAAGTGGCATGTGGTAATGGAGAGCAAACACTCAGCAGAGACATCTATCGCTTGGGTCACCGCTTTGACTTTTTCCGGATGCTGTCGTGCTACTTTACCACTGTTGGATTTTATATCAGTTCAATG ATGGTTGTCATAATTGTCTATGTCTTCTTGTATGGAAGACTTTACCTAGCATTAAGTGGACTCGAGTTAGCAATTATGAAGCAAGCACGAATGAGAGGTAACACTGCTCTTCAGGCGGCTATGGGGTCTCAATCTATTGTGCAGCTAGGTCTTTTGATGGCCTTACCCATGTTTATGGAGATTGGACTAGAAAGGGGTTTTAGAAGTGCCCTAGGGGATTTCATCATTATGCAGCTTCAGCTCTGCTCTGTTTTCTTCACTTTCTCCCTTGGCACAAAATCACATTACTTTGGCCGCACAATTCTGCATGGTGGTGCCAAATATAAAGCGACCGGCAGAGGCTTTGTAGTTCGCCATGTAAAATTCCCTGAAAACTATAGAATGTACTCCAGAAGCCATTTTGTCAAAGGACTTGAGCTCATGTTATTGCTAGTGGTTTATCAGATGTATGGTGATGTGGCTACAGATTCGACTGCATATATACTTCTGACATCATCAATGTGGTTCCTGGTAATCACTTGGCTGTTTGCACCATTCCTCTTCAACCCATCAGGGTTTGAGTGGCAAAAAATAGTTGATGACTGGGATGACTGGAGCAAGTGGATTAGCAGCCGTGGTGGTATTGGTGTGCCTGCTAATAAAGCTTGGGAGTCCTGGTGGGAAGAGGAGCAGGAACATTTGCAGTCTACAGGTTTTTTCGGCCGCTTATCTGAAATCATCTTGTCTCTCCGGTTCTTCATCTTCCAATATGGTATCATGTATCATCTGAATATCTCAGCTGGAAACAAAAGCATCTCT GTTTATGGTCTGTCGTGGCTGGTAATCGTTGCTGTGGTGATGGTCCTGAAG GTGGTATCCATGGGAAGAAAGAAATTCAGTGCAGACTTCCAGCTGATGTTCCGGCTTCTTAAGCTGTTCTTGTTCATTGGATCCATTGGAACTCTGGCCATTCTTTTCACCCTTTTGCATCTAACAGTCGGTGACATATTCGCCAGCTTCCTTGCCTTTGCACCGACAGGATGGGCCATTCTTCAG ATATCTCAAGCcagcaagccggtggtgaaggCCTTCGGGCTATGGGGATCCGTCAAGGCCCTCTCGAGGGGATACGAGTACCTGATGGGGATCCTCATCTTCGTCCCCGTCGCCGTGCTGGCGTGGTTCCCCTTCGTCTCCGAGTTCCAGACGAGGCTGCTCTTCAACCAGGCCTTCAGCCGAGGCCTCCAGATCTCCCGCATCTTGGCAGGCGGGAAGAAGCAGAGCTGA
- the LOC4340316 gene encoding uncharacterized protein isoform X1: MASAGVGRGRVRVAVVGDVHNDWTLEEDSKALHFLQPDLVLFTGDYGNENVQLVKSISDLQLPKAAILGNHDCWHTYQFSEKKVDRVQLQLESLGEQHVGYKCLDFPTIKLSVVGGRPFSCGGNRIFRPKLLSKWYGVNDMAESAKRIYDAATNAPKEHAVILLAHNGPTGLGSRMEDICGRDWVAGGGDHGDPDLEQAISDLQRETGVSIPLVVFGHMHKSLAYGRGLRKMIAFGANRTIYLNGAVVPRVNHAQSSRQPAISTSEKTGLEGLTGLMVPTSRAFTIVDLFEGAVEKISEVWVTVGDARTELEQELVLYKQPREHI; this comes from the exons ATGGCCAGCGCCGGCGTCGGACGCGGCCGGGTCCGCGTCGCGGTCGTCGGCGACGTG CATAATGATTGGACCCTTGAGGAAGACTCAAAAGCCCTACATTTTCTCCAG CCAGATTTGGTACTTTTTACAG GTGATTATGGCAACGAGAATGTTCAACTTGTTAAAAGCATTTCAGATCTTCAGCTCCCCAAAGCAGCTATTCTTGGGAATCATGACTGTTGGCACACGTATCAGTTTTCAGAGAA GAAGGTAGATCGTGTCCAGCTTCAGCTAGAGAG CCTTGGTGAGCAGCATGTTGGGTACAAATGTTTGGATTTTCCAACAATAAAGCTGAGTGTTGTTGGTGGACGACCATTTTCCTGCGGGGGTAATAGGATATTTAGACCAAAGCTTCTGTCAAAATG GTATGGTGTCAATGATATGGCTGAAAGTGCAAAGAGGATATATGATGCTGCTACAAATGCACCAAAGGAGCATGCTGTCATATTACTGGCACACAATGGGCCAACAG GTCTAGGCTCAAGAATGGAGGATATTTGTGGGCGGGATTGGGTTGCTGGTGGTGGTGATCATGGTGATCCAG ATCTGGAGCAAGCCATATCTGATCTGCAAAGAGAAACCGGAGTTTCGATACCGCTGGTCGTGTTCGGTCACATGCACAAGAGCCTCGCCTACGGGAGAGGCCTTCGGAAGATGATTGCCTTTGGAGCTAACCGGACTATATATCTGAACGGCGCCGTTGTGCCTAGAGTGAATCATGCGCAATCAAGCAGGCAGCCTGCAATCTCCACAAGCGAAAAGACTGGGCTCGAAGGATTAACAGGACTGATGGTTCCGACATCGCGGGCGTTCACCATTGTTGATCTCTTTGAAGGCGCCGTTGAGAAAATCTCCGAGGTCTGGGTGACGGTGGGTGATGCCAGGACGGAGCTTGAGCAGGAATTAGTCTTGTACAAGCAACCACGTGAGCACATATGA
- the LOC4340316 gene encoding uncharacterized protein isoform X2, translated as MQPDLVLFTGDYGNENVQLVKSISDLQLPKAAILGNHDCWHTYQFSEKKVDRVQLQLESLGEQHVGYKCLDFPTIKLSVVGGRPFSCGGNRIFRPKLLSKWYGVNDMAESAKRIYDAATNAPKEHAVILLAHNGPTGLGSRMEDICGRDWVAGGGDHGDPDLEQAISDLQRETGVSIPLVVFGHMHKSLAYGRGLRKMIAFGANRTIYLNGAVVPRVNHAQSSRQPAISTSEKTGLEGLTGLMVPTSRAFTIVDLFEGAVEKISEVWVTVGDARTELEQELVLYKQPREHI; from the exons ATGCAGCCAGATTTGGTACTTTTTACAG GTGATTATGGCAACGAGAATGTTCAACTTGTTAAAAGCATTTCAGATCTTCAGCTCCCCAAAGCAGCTATTCTTGGGAATCATGACTGTTGGCACACGTATCAGTTTTCAGAGAA GAAGGTAGATCGTGTCCAGCTTCAGCTAGAGAG CCTTGGTGAGCAGCATGTTGGGTACAAATGTTTGGATTTTCCAACAATAAAGCTGAGTGTTGTTGGTGGACGACCATTTTCCTGCGGGGGTAATAGGATATTTAGACCAAAGCTTCTGTCAAAATG GTATGGTGTCAATGATATGGCTGAAAGTGCAAAGAGGATATATGATGCTGCTACAAATGCACCAAAGGAGCATGCTGTCATATTACTGGCACACAATGGGCCAACAG GTCTAGGCTCAAGAATGGAGGATATTTGTGGGCGGGATTGGGTTGCTGGTGGTGGTGATCATGGTGATCCAG ATCTGGAGCAAGCCATATCTGATCTGCAAAGAGAAACCGGAGTTTCGATACCGCTGGTCGTGTTCGGTCACATGCACAAGAGCCTCGCCTACGGGAGAGGCCTTCGGAAGATGATTGCCTTTGGAGCTAACCGGACTATATATCTGAACGGCGCCGTTGTGCCTAGAGTGAATCATGCGCAATCAAGCAGGCAGCCTGCAATCTCCACAAGCGAAAAGACTGGGCTCGAAGGATTAACAGGACTGATGGTTCCGACATCGCGGGCGTTCACCATTGTTGATCTCTTTGAAGGCGCCGTTGAGAAAATCTCCGAGGTCTGGGTGACGGTGGGTGATGCCAGGACGGAGCTTGAGCAGGAATTAGTCTTGTACAAGCAACCACGTGAGCACATATGA
- the LOC4340317 gene encoding LOW QUALITY PROTEIN: protein DA1-related 1 (The sequence of the model RefSeq protein was modified relative to this genomic sequence to represent the inferred CDS: inserted 1 base in 1 codon; deleted 1 base in 1 codon), with protein MGWLTKFFRGSTHKISEGQYHSKPAEETIWNGPSNSAVVTDVPSEFDNEDIARAISLSLLEEEQRKAKAIEKDMHLEEDEQLARAIQESLNVESPPRARENGNANGGNMYQPLPFMFSSGFRTCAGCHSEIGHGRFLSCMGAVWHPECFRCHACNQPIYDYEFSMSGNHPYHKTCYKERFHPKCDVCKQFIPTNMNGLIEYRAHPFWLQKYCPSHEWTVLQDAVVVKEWSQGNQDMYCWTMVANSAWSAXDSAVMDTSECQPLYLEIQEFYEGLNMKVEQQVPLLLVERQALNEAMEGEKTGHHHLPETRGLCLSEEQTVSTILRRPRMAGNKVMEMITEPYRLTRRCEVTAILILYGLPRLLTGSILAHEMMHAWLRLKGYRTLSPDVEEGICQVLAHMWIESEIIAGSGSNGASTSSSSSASTSSKKGGRSQFERKLGDFFKHQIESDTSMAYGDGFRAGNRAVLQYGLKRTLEHIRLTGTFPF; from the exons ATGGGTTGGTTGACCAAATTTTTTAGAGGTTCAACCCACAAAATCTCGGAAGGGCAATACCACAGCAAACCCGCGGAGGAGACGATATGGAATGGACCCTCTAATTCCGCAGTTGTGACG GATGTCCCGTCAGAATTTGACAATGAAGATATCGCTCGTGCTATATCACTCTCTCTATTAGAGGAGGAACAAAGAAAGGCAAAGGCAATAG AAAAGGACATGCATTTGGAGGAGGATGAACAACTTGCAAGAGCTATCCAGGAAAGTTTGAATGTTGAATCGCCTCCTCGTGCTCGTGAAAATGGCAACGCCAATGGTGGCAATATGTATCAACCACTGCCATTTATGTTTTCTTCTGGATTCAg GACTTGTGCCGGATGTCACAGTGAGATTGGTCATGGGCGTTTCCTTAGTTGCATGGGAGCTGTTTGGCATCCAGAATGTTTTCGCTGTCATGCTTGTAATCAACCAATATATGACTATGAG TTCTCCATGTCGGGAAACCATCCATACCATAAAACATGCTACAAGGAGCGCTTTCACCCAAAATGTGATGTCTGCAAGCAATTT ATTCCTACAAATATGAATGGCCTGATTGAATATAGAGCACATCCTTTCTGGTTACAAAAATACTGTCCATCACATGAG TGGACGGTACTCCAAGATGCTGTAGTTGTGAAAGAATGGAG CCAAGGGAATCAAGATATGTATTGCTGGACGATGGTCGCAAACTCTGCCTGGAGTG TTGATTCTGCAGTTATGGATACGAGCGAGTGCCAACCTCTTTATCTTGAAATACAGGAATTTTATGAAGGCCTAAATATGAAAGTGGAACAACAAGTTCCCTTGCTTCTTGTAGAAAGACAGGCTTTAAATGAAGCCATGGAAGGAGAGAAGACT GGTCACCACCATCTTCCAGAAACAAGAGGTTTATGCTTATCAGAAGAGCAAACTGTCAGCACG atattGAGGAGACCAAGAATGGCTGGAAATAAAGTTATGGAAATGATAACGGAGCCATATAGGTTGACTCGTCGATGTGAAGTGACTGCAATTCTCATTCTTTATGGTCTCCCAAG ATTGTTGACAGGTTCAATTTTAGCTCATGAGATGATGCATGCGTGGTTGCGACTTAAAG GATATCGCACACTTAGTCCAGACGTAGAAGAGGGCATATGCCAAGTTCTTGCTCACATGTGGATTGAGTCAGAGATCATTGCAGGATCAGGCAGTAATGGTGCTTCAACGTCTTCATCCTCATCAGCATCCACATCATCGAAAAAGGGGGGAAGATCTCAGTTTGAGCGAAAGCTTGGTGATTTTTTCAAGCACCAAATTGAGTCAGATACCTCAATGGCCTATGGCGATGGTTTTAGAGCTGGCAACCGAGCTGTTCTTCAGTATGGTCTAAAGCGCACCCTTGAGCATATCCGGTTAACAGGGACTTTCCCATTTTGA